Proteins from a genomic interval of Papaver somniferum cultivar HN1 chromosome 4, ASM357369v1, whole genome shotgun sequence:
- the LOC113273096 gene encoding uncharacterized protein LOC113273096 has translation MKRNGRTLAEFPSMPIPEKEKEYAYKNKLIDEELDYDKEKLRNHHIILKNGLNSIQREIFDVVSQSIEQGNGGLFFVYRSGGTGKTYLWNTIITSLRAKSKVVLTVASSGIASLLLPGGRTAHSRFKIPITLEDNSTCDVSHGTQLAGLICKAEIIIWNEAPMIHRHAFEALKRTVRDLMYPSKDKTKEKLFGGDFRQILPVIRGGSRENIADASISMSKLWKHFHVFEFSENTRLLNGNCSSAEKQMISEFGKWILDLGDGKLPEKAIEGKDEEPTWIKIPDDLLIKADENPIEAIVDAVYPDLIARFKDKNYLRERCILAQKNEIVDHINDYVVSMLPGEEHVFLSSDSISPQSYDFENAELSYNQEYLNAQKLSGVPNHVLRLKLDVPIMLTRNINPSAGFATVRDSLLPKYAQELFKLGL, from the coding sequence ATGAAGAGAAATGGTAGAACTCTTGCTGAGTTCCCGTCCATGCCTAtcccagaaaaagaaaaagagtatgcttataaaaataaattaatagacGAAGAGCTCGATTACGATAAGGAGAAACTAAGGAATCATCATATTATCCTGAAGAATGGTCTTAACTCGATACAAAGGGAAATATTTGATGTTGTTAGCCAGTCTATTGAACAAGGTAACGGTGGTTTATTCTTTGTTTATCGGAGCGGTGGCACTGGGAAAACTTATCTTTGGAACACTATAATAACCAGTCTACGTGCAAAATCCAAGGTTGTTTTGACAGTTGCATCCTCTGGTATAGCATCATTGTTGCTTCCCGGAGGAAGGACTGCACATTCTCGGTTCAAAATACCAATAACTTTGGAAGATAATTCCACGTGCGATGTTAGTCATGGAACTCAGTTGGCAGGGTTGATATGTAAAGCTGAAATAATAATTTGGAATGAAGCACCGATGATTCATAGGCATGCTTTTGAAGCTCTAAAGCGAACTGTCAGAGATCTCATGTATCCGAGCAAGGACAAGACGAAAGAAAAATTGTTTGGAGGTGACTTTAGACAGATATTACCAGTTATTAGAGGTGGAAGCCGGGAAAATATTGCTGATGCTTCTATTAGTATGTCAAAATTATGGAAGCACTTCCATGTATTTGAGTTTTCAGAGAACACGAGATTATTGAACGGAAATTGTAGTTCTGCGGAGAAACAAATGATATCCGAATTCGGCAAGTGGATTTTGGATCTTGGGGATGGGAAACTACCAGAAAAAGCAATAGAGGGTAAAGACGAAGAACCAACTTGGATTAAGATACCCGATGACCTGTTGATTAAGGCTGACGAAAATCCCATCGAAGCTATTGTTGATGCCGTTTATCCTGATTTGATTGCTAGATTTAAGGATAAGAATTACCTAAGGGAGAGATGCATCTTAGCACAAAAGAATGAAATTGTAGACCATATAAATGATTACGTGGTGTCTATGCTTCCAGGTGAAGAACACGTTTTTCTGAGTTCGGATTCAATAAGTCCCCAGTCATATGATTTTGAGAATGCAGAGCTGTCATACAATCAAGAATATCTAAATGCTCAAAAACTATCCGGAGTACCTAATCATGTGCTTCGATTGAAGCTTGATGTGCCAATAATGCTTACAAGAAATATAAATCCAAGTGCTGGCTTTGCAACGGTACGAGACTCATTGTTACCAAAATATGCGCAAGAACTATTCAAGCTCGGATTATAA